The sequence CGCGTCGGAAGCTGGCTGCGGCACAGCTTCTAGGATCGTTTTCCAAGGCAGCCCGTTAAGGTCCACATTGGATTGCCCGGGAGATGCCGATGCTTCGCTCGCTTCTGATTGGCCTGGTGGCCGGACAACGCGGCCTGACGCCGCTGGCGGCCATCGCGATTGCCACGCAACGTCGTGAGGTTCGCCCGGAATTGCCGTTGCAGAAGCTGCTGCTCAATCCGGTGATCGCCGAGGGCGCCATTGCCCTGGCAGGCGCCGAAATGGCGGGCGACAAGATGAAATCGGCGCCTGACCGCATCCGCCCGCTTGGGCTGATCGTGCGCAGTATCACCTCGGCATATGCAGGGGCCGCGTTGGCGCCCCGAAACGAGCGGACGGCGGCGGCAGCCATCGCGGTTGGCGCGGCACTGCTGTCGTCCTATGTGGGGTGGCGATTGCGCGTCGCGGCCATGCAACGATATGGCCAGACTGCGACCGGTCTCATTGAAGATGCCATCGTCGGGGCCGCCGGGTTGGCCATCGCCAACCCGAAACTGGTGGCAGGTAAACGCACGCGGCGGCGCTAACCCCGACCTCGATCAGGTCCCTGCATAAGCCTTCTGCAGGTCCGCCACAATAATCTTGCGCATGCCCAGCATGGCCTGCATGGCGCGGTTGGCGCCTGATCGGTCCGGCCCGCCCATGGTTTCGTACAGTTGCTTGGGGATGACCTGCCAGCTAAGCCCGAATTTGTCCTTGCACCAGCCACACATGCTCTCCTCCCCGCCGTTATCGACGAAGGTGTTCCAGAAATAGTCGACTTCCTCCTGGCCGTCGCATTCGATCATGAAGCTGACGGCCTCGCTGAAGGGGAATTGGCTCTTGTCGTGACCGCTGCCATTGAGCAGGAACAGGCGGTGGCCAGCCAGCTCGATCGTGGCGGTGAATGCGGCGCCATTGGGATCCTGGCGCTGTAGCTCGATCACTTTGCCGTCCTTGAACGTGCCAGTGTAAAATTCGATAGCCTCGTCGATGCGGTTGTTGAACCACAGGCAGGGGGTGATTTTGGTCATTTCATATCTCCTCGATGCGGTGTCTGGTGCCACGTAAAGAACCAATGTGTTATATTGCTAAATGGTTATATAATGCATGTCAACGGGGTCTCTTCGGCTTTCGGACGACGTCGCGTGGTTAACGGCTGGTCAACGGGTAACCGCCCGGTGTCGCAAATT comes from Devosia oryziradicis and encodes:
- a CDS encoding VOC family protein gives rise to the protein MTKITPCLWFNNRIDEAIEFYTGTFKDGKVIELQRQDPNGAAFTATIELAGHRLFLLNGSGHDKSQFPFSEAVSFMIECDGQEEVDYFWNTFVDNGGEESMCGWCKDKFGLSWQVIPKQLYETMGGPDRSGANRAMQAMLGMRKIIVADLQKAYAGT
- a CDS encoding DUF4126 domain-containing protein; this translates as MLRSLLIGLVAGQRGLTPLAAIAIATQRREVRPELPLQKLLLNPVIAEGAIALAGAEMAGDKMKSAPDRIRPLGLIVRSITSAYAGAALAPRNERTAAAAIAVGAALLSSYVGWRLRVAAMQRYGQTATGLIEDAIVGAAGLAIANPKLVAGKRTRRR